A window of Zalophus californianus isolate mZalCal1 chromosome 17, mZalCal1.pri.v2, whole genome shotgun sequence genomic DNA:
CCCCCAAATCCACACCTCCCTCACCAGAGTGGGATATTCAATTACAATGGAAAGACCTACACTGACACCTcattatcactcaaagtccatagactttttttttaaagggcctAATTTTACCCAATTAGTAAGTATAAGTGCTGAGACTAGAAGAAGGTTTCCATATCAAAACTTCATCATCCACAATCCATGGCCAAAACCTCAAGTTATTTCCAGTTGGATCACCTTCAACTCAtatctcagggggaaaaaaaaagtcttataagGAGGGTCTTACCTCCTTCTTTCACAAAAGAAACTGGAGATTATTTCCCATGAGAACCATTAGACCTTTTCCTGCACCTCCCAGAAAATCTCACCATCAGTCACAATATTTCCAAATCTTGTCCTTGTTATAATGCTGGGTCAGCGAACACCATTTTTTCCCAAAAGCATCCCCATCTTCAGTACATTCCCGGTAGATCATGTGTCTGTACCAGAAGGGAAACACGCATTTTGCAAAGTCTACAGAGAAGAGAAGCAATCAGGAGAGGACATCTTTCTATTTTGTACCTCCTCTGTGCCATCTCTCTCATGCACACGTGCGTGGgctcacacacgctcacacacccCATCCCATTCAGCACCATCTGCTCTGCAATATTGGTGGGGGTTTGAGGTTTTGCTAAAAGCTTTCTTTTCAAGGTAACGTGGTTGAAGCTCTCAATATATGTCTTTGGTGCAATGTGATTTTCATACTGTCAGAGACCTGCACAAAGCTCGTTTTCACAATTTAATTGACTGCAGAGTCCCTTTACAGTGTCCCCTCGCGGATCTCATTGAACAGAGATCACCAACCACCCTGGGGTGTTCAGAGGCAAGACACTTACCATCTTCAGAGCAGTATTTCCAATAGCCTTGGTAAGTCTCATTTAGGGAACACCACTTGTGTTTCGTCCTGAACTTGATGCAGTcatagaatatttcatttttgtagtGGAATGGAAAGAAACATTTGCCATCTAGCGAAAACAAAAATTCTTGGTCTTTCTCTGGTAGTCTTAGTTGAGATGTTACAAACTTACTTTTGACCTCCCCTGGTTGTACTGAAATGAGAGCCTCTGCCTGGGGTTCGGCTGAACACTATTGGGTCACCTAACAGCAGAGCTGTTTGACCCCTACTAATAAGGGTTTCTTGTTTTCAACCCTTACTCTATGTCCCACTTTTCTCCATGATATAAACACTcttgatattttgcttagcatttgGCCCCCAGTTCCAGAAACCTATCCTAAGCTTAGAAACATAAATGTGAGACTTACCTATTAAACAATTTCCCCTGCATCTCTTTTCTTCaccttctcacacacacacacacacacacacacacacacacacacacacacacacacacacacaatgcatatAAACCTGGTTTGTATCTATCCATTTTCTCCATGCGTCTATGGACATTATGTGTACATATCCATACAACATACAGACAGCCGTACATATTATTTATGGGCACGCATGCACAGAGTTTTTGCTCCCTCCTAAAATGAATCATACTTTATATCCATAACTTGTTTCTAACTTAGCCTATCACAAAAATCCTTCCCAATgtatctttctttcccctctcctggCCTCCCTTTAAGACAGAGTTCAGAATTTTCTCTAGAATTGAACTCATCAGTCTCTTCCTCAATGAAGGACATCTCTATCCACCCACTTAAGCCAAAAAAGTTATCCAATGTATCCTTTTCACCTTTATAGCTCTAACTCCTTCCTAATGCCAATTCATATTCTGTGATACGGGTTTTGCCAAATTTACTCAGTATTTCCCTTATTCAGATTGTTTTCCCTCTATATAAAGCTAAAGCAAACTTTCCATGTATGTAAATCCTTATGTACCGAAGCATTTATTTCTACAGAATGGAACCCCAAAAGTAAGATTATTAGATTAAAGCACATATGAATTGTTAACATTGTTGGGTATTGCTTCCTCAAAGGACAATAGCAATTCATCCTCCCTACCAATGTGCTGTTTTACCTGGATTtatttatacaattttaaaatgtttgcctttAAAACAAATGATTCCTGTCTTGCTTTAAAATAGATGGTGCAGAGTAGAATGAGCAGAGTCTGAAGCCAGCAAGCATcagaaaagattatttattattatttgatgcATTCTTGGCTGATACCAtgctatttatattattataattgcgGTTTGTTTAAATATCTGATAATACAGGGTGTTTCCCtagcatttttttcccataagATTCCTAATTActattgtacatttatttttcctatgtgaattttaaaatcaggtattTTCTGTTATATTGGCAGAAATTAAAGAATAGTGCCAGTAAAGTTCAGGGTAActctatttcttgtttttctttacctGTTTACAAATTGCTTTTATCAaatttatgaaaagagaaaaaaattttatcaggAAAAACCCTACTGATCTCcccattttttcaaaattaaaagaaaatatactttactCACAAAAGTTTCCTGATGAACTTACCTTTGACTTCTGGAAAGTGAATTAtagtttctgaaaaagaaaatttgaagctGATGTTTATTTCACTATTCTTATGTCTTCCAAACAAGAACATGGCATGATCTATTATTTAGAATTTGCTTTATGTTCTTCAATATGATtttatcatttacttatttaagtccTGGACATTTCTTGCTGATTTAACCCCAAAGTGTTTTTTGTCATTGATGTAAAatagaatgattttcttttctatcagtgTCTAGTGGGTTCTTACCAGTATAGGGAAAAACAGCTGACCGTTACATATTTATCTTATATCCAGCCACAAAGCCAGATTCTTTTATTGAAGCTAGTAATCTTTACTAATTTTCCTAGGGGTTTTAAAGTATGAATCATACAATAATTGTACTTCTTATTTTCTCTGGTTAatggattatttcctttttgcaAATATCGCATGCATCAGGACCCCTCCACCCTACCCCCCAATGTTAACCAGTATTGGTCACAATAGACACATCTATGCTTTGGACAGATGGAATGACATTCAGGTTAAGAATGTTCATTTCAGCATGACTGATAATAGTTCTCCAAATAGATATCAATCCCAAAATACCAATCAgtaagggaatttaaaaataaaatatatagctttaaaaaattgaaagagagactgagagagagagcgggagtggggggaggagcagagggagagggacaagcagactccacgctgagtgcagagcctgaggtggtgctcaatcccacaacactgagatcacgacctgagctgaaatcaagagtcaggtgttcAGCCCACTGatccccccaggcaccccataaatataTAGCTTTATAATACTGCAGACATTAACAAAGAGGAACATATAAATAGATATGGAAACACTTGcacttcatcttcattttctatttcattatgttCTATAAGACTCTgtttttgcaaaaaaagaaaatcatattatGAAGTTGTATGGGATGATATATTTGAGCATgcaaaaatattaacagtaaaactgaaagtaatattataattgctttcctctcctttttccttaatTACATTTAACATAGATTGTACTTTAACTTATATACAAGGACATAAAATAGTAGTTTCTCatgaaaaatatgatttcttACTAGGAAAAAAAGCATAATATTTAACGACTCTACATTTAATTGCCAAACTGGAAAAGCAACTCTAATAAAAGAGTTTTTATCAACTCACCTACAGCTGGTGGATCATCATctgaaaaacacaattttattttattttattttattttatttgtttaagtaatctgtacacccagcatgggacttgaacttacaacccggagatcaagagttgcatgatctgccgactgagccagccaggtgccccgaaagacacaatttttagcaaatatttatttcactagATTTAGCCTTTAGactagaataaaatacaaatattttactaaattatAATCCAGCAAGGATAATATTTTAAGGAGTTGCCTCGCAATTTCAGTGGTGCTTATTTTCAGTAATGTAATTGTGGgtgatttgtgatttttccttttgctttaacTGTATTTTCTGGGGCGCCATGTACCACGTGGTAACTATTTTATTTCAATGATAAAGGATTTTTCTCCTTACagtaatcattattattttctctccaaTGAGATGGAAGACTCATTCAAGTTCGCAATTGATTTTCACAAATAAAGAACTGACATCTACTAAAAATGGCTCTGGAATTCAAGTTTAGGAGACTCTAATATCTTGCAAGTATTGAAATGACAAGAAATCTCCCAGAAAGCGCTAAGGCATTTCATAATAAATGGACTGTCCATTGTTCGCAGATCTTCAACCGCTCTTCTCTGAGACTGGAAGAGAGACAGGATCTCAACGCGTGTGTTTTTGCCTGTAAATGTTGAACTGGCAACCGGTACCAAacatgaaacttttatttttcccggAGCGGGAAATACGACGTAAAGAAGGCATTTAGAAATGACTTACTTGTTCACACTTATAGGGTTCCAGTGGGAGGACACATTCGGAATATAAACGGACAGTGCAGAGATGTGGCTAAAGAAATAACGCTTTCTCAGAATCTTTAGCTCAGTTGTCCCtggctagctgtgtgactttgggtccATGACCCAACCCCTCTGTGCTTCAGACTCTCTTCTACAAAACGAAGGCAATAACTGTACCTACCTCATGGGATTGTTATGAGGAACCTATGTATTGTGCATATCAAATACTCAGCATACTATTCTGCTTAACACTAGGCTTTCTGTCTGCCATCCATGGGGGTGGCGCATAGACAATTCTTCTGAGTATGTGGGAATGTTTCCATAATACAATGggttaaaggtttttaaaagaaaacctgacCTAATCATAACAGCAAAGAATTACAGAGCGCTCATGCTGTGGATATAAAAGAGTgcaactgctatggaaaacagcacggaggttgctcaaaaaattaaaaatagaactaccatgtgatccggcaatcccacttctgggtatttatccaaaagtcTTGAGATcagaatcttgaagagatatctacTCCCATGCTCACTGTAGTATGAATCCtaatagccaagatgtgggaacaacctgaatgtccatccCCGGATGGATGGATAAGGAGAATGCAGTATATGCGTGCCGTGGAAATTTATTACAGAGAAATACAttcattaagtaaataaaattaaattgtatcAAAAGAGAAGGGATTCTTGCCGTAGGCGACAATATGGATGAAGTTCGCGTTGGAGTCGGAGAGGTCAAGTGGGGGCTGGACTTCAGAGCCTCTGCTGGAGGGAAGTGGGACAGAGGTGGCCAGGAGGGTGCTCAGCTCTCGGCCAGTGGGGACCTCCAGGAGCGCCGGGCTATCATTCCCCTAGCTCTCCGCCCCATAAAATAATGAAGCCTCTTGCAATGCAAGATTCATATTTTAGCACCAACCTTTGCTGAAATTTAGCTATCAGCCGATGGGCGGTTTATCCCCCAGGAGCCTCAAATGATTAAGGCAGCAGGTGACAACTCCAGAATTTTGGGTTCCTGCTGCATGTCAGGGCCTGCCTGCCTGGACGGTCCTCCCTGCAAGGGACCCCATTGTCACGTCATCCCTGAGTGTGCCCCAACGGCTTGTAACCATGGAGAAATTACACTTCGCACACGGCCGATGTCTGGTACTGGAACAAGATCACTCAACCTGGCTCTCTGTGATGTCTTGCCAGGTCAATCACCTCCAGTCTCATGCGAGGCATGGAGGTGGTTGAGCTCGCATGGCTCATCTGTCTCCTCTTCGTCTTCCCACCAGCTGGTGGACTCATGAGTGGAGGCACTCTTGCCACTTAATCTCTACATCACATGCACCTGGCAGGATCCAAACCTCCCATCTCTTTGcttctaaaatgttaaaatgcaatGCTTTTCATGTTCTGTCTCCGGGATCAGAATGCACCTTATTGTCGATGGCATCTTATTGCCTGCAGGCTGGGTTGCCTGGGAACGTGGTCATTCATGCCTGCACCATGACAGTAGCCATGTGGGATGCATGTCAGTGGCTCAAAAGAAAGCCCCAGGGATGACAACGGGGCTCTCTTCACCTCCGGGAAGCAGAGACTTGTGTGGGGAGATGGACAGAGTGAATAAGCAACATTTCCGAAGACTCAGAAGAAGGCTGAGCACCACGTAAGTGGAGAGACCATGCCTGGGGCCGGTGGGTTTTCATTCACCAAGACTCTGGGCAGCATCAAGATTGTGTCACATGGGAAAATGTGACCTCAGTAATTCAGGAGGCCAGCCACTAAAAGTGGAGAAATCTTAGGACCATCTTAACCAGCTTCTTgcccttatattttcttttttacgtATGTACAAAAGTGATATCTCATGAAGGAATTGATGTCTGagacaaaaatgttatttttccataAACATAAAATGAGTATTCTAACAGATAAGAACGCAGCGGTCATAGTCACACTGAggacatttttttagaaaagatgttTGTCCACACTGTGTTTGATTTACCTCTCAATGCAGACATGTCCTGAAGAATACTTACGCATAGGACATGAAAGACCATCGTTTTGCAAAAATTTCGCAACATAACTTTCCACAGCTATGTGTGATTCCCCATCAAATGTGTTGGAAATGACTCTGTGATGAAATTCCCTTCTTGTATTGTCATTTACAATTGTTGAAGGCCACATGATTTTGGTAAAGGAATAAACCAGACTTGCCAAAACTCAGTTCCATCTTCAGAGACTcgaataaagcatttaaaatatggtaggggggagaagggagataCACAGTTATCAAGTAACACGACTCTGTCAACAAGATTTTCCAACTTGcattcttattctttcatttttattagtcaaaacttcttaatttttttgtgtgtttttaaagccCACCAGTGGCTCGTGTCTATTAAAtggaaatacttgaaaaatagAGAGAGTATCCTTTTCTCTCTTAAGGTACATGAAATTAGGATGGCTCTTACCCTCCATGGCATCTCAAGTCGTATTATATATGGCAGAAGATGTACAAGactctgtttttacttttttatttaattttttaaagattttatttatttatttgagagaaagaatgagagagagagctcatgagagggggtagggtcagagggagaagcagactccctgccgagcagggagcccgatgcgggactcgatcccgggactccaggatcatgacctgagccgaaggcagtcgcctaaccgactgagccacccaggcgcccaagactcgGTTTTTAAATGTCACACCCCCGACACGGTCACACTGCGACTCACCCTCATAGTCAGCACCGACCACACGGTGAAATCGGCAGACCCAGAGCAACAGGAGCCCCACATGCAAGGCCATGTTCCTCCTCTCAGGAACTGCTGGTTGACCAGTTGATCCTCAGGGATTTTATAGCCAACACCGATgtctcctccctgtcccctcctccctcctccttaacttccctcctccctcctcctccccctttttctccccaggctcctccttctctcctccctttccttcttgtaatgccccctctccttctcagctccccctccctccttctcagctccccctccctccttctcagctccccctccctccttctcagctccccctccctcctcctgcttttcCTATCGCTCCTCCCTCCGCTCCTTTTTATATCCTCCCTTGCCCTCCGCCTtccctcttgctctttcttcttccccttcatcttccgtcctctcccctccctgcccgccAAATCTTCAACTACCAAAATCTGTTGGCCATCTAcagcaataatttaaaaacttgtcTAAATTCTTAGCCTCCATAGACCCGAAAGAATGTTTTTCTCAAAATGTCTTGTAAAACCTGATGCTTTGAGGTTTGATTGGTGAGAACAAAATGTATGAGGGTATCTCattaaaagattaatattttttattagatcTAGAAAGAAAGACGGTTTCACATGGTTAACAGTAAGAGTACTAAAACTGTCATGCTTTTAATTAATGCTCATACTATTGGAAGGGTTCTGAAACAGGAGTTTTTGGAAGATGGGTGGCCTATAGGGA
This region includes:
- the BSPH1 gene encoding binder of sperm protein homolog 1 — protein: MALHVGLLLLWVCRFHRVVGADYEETIIHFPEVKDGKCFFPFHYKNEIFYDCIKFRTKHKWCSLNETYQGYWKYCSEDDFAKCVFPFWYRHMIYRECTEDGDAFGKKWCSLTQHYNKDKIWKYCD